One Pectobacterium polaris DNA window includes the following coding sequences:
- a CDS encoding methyl-accepting chemotaxis protein, with the protein MLRWMSFQNLSVTRKLLVGFGLLLIMGVILSMVGFYGLHNSDQSLKRISRLGAMYDKTVVAREGNFGYALERKAQYLEQHDSAIGNIKEELSALLKAIDTGHWPAEDKSAIQDINASLSAYISQRQQVMSPEVSQQRLSELNEQMAVLQENINKLYFTEENRAGRNVISSDIQLGVITLIAIILGLTTAIVISRQIVRPLHQALHATRAIAEGDLTVQLHNDRHDELGQLISAMGQMNSNLHSMIDKIRLSANQISYAAGEISAGNTDLSSRTTQQAAALEETAASMEQLTSTVKQNADNAHQANRLVMDASDTANQGGEQVSKAVNTMHDIAQSSHRIAEITSMINSIAFQTNILALNAAVEAARAGEQGRGFAVVASEVRSLAQRSAQAAKEIDTLIAESVSQINNGAALVNGAGKTMEGIVQSVTQVHDIMKDITTASDEQHRGISQVGQAIIEMDQNTQQNTVLVEQSSSAAQSLEQQAIVLSDAVSVFRLLQPSQQDVRRLASPAA; encoded by the coding sequence ATGCTGCGCTGGATGTCATTTCAAAACCTGTCTGTAACGCGAAAGTTATTGGTAGGGTTTGGTTTATTGCTCATCATGGGAGTCATCCTCTCAATGGTCGGCTTTTACGGATTACACAATAGCGACCAATCGTTAAAACGCATCAGCCGTCTTGGTGCCATGTATGACAAGACAGTGGTCGCGCGGGAAGGCAACTTTGGTTATGCGCTGGAGCGTAAAGCACAATATCTGGAACAGCACGACAGTGCGATCGGTAACATTAAGGAAGAGCTGTCCGCGTTGCTGAAAGCGATCGACACGGGCCATTGGCCAGCGGAAGACAAAAGTGCCATTCAGGATATCAATGCGTCACTCAGCGCTTATATTTCACAGCGTCAGCAGGTGATGAGCCCGGAAGTGAGCCAACAGCGGCTCAGTGAATTGAACGAGCAGATGGCGGTGTTGCAGGAAAACATCAACAAACTTTACTTCACGGAAGAGAACCGCGCGGGCCGTAACGTCATTAGCAGCGACATACAGCTGGGCGTGATTACGCTGATTGCCATCATACTCGGCCTGACCACAGCCATTGTTATCTCACGGCAGATCGTACGCCCGCTGCATCAGGCATTACACGCCACCCGTGCGATTGCGGAAGGCGATCTCACCGTGCAGCTTCACAACGATCGTCATGATGAATTAGGCCAGTTGATTTCAGCCATGGGGCAGATGAACAGCAATCTGCACAGCATGATTGATAAAATTCGCCTCAGCGCGAACCAGATTTCCTATGCCGCAGGGGAAATTTCTGCCGGTAATACCGACCTCTCTTCTCGCACAACGCAACAAGCTGCTGCGCTTGAAGAAACCGCCGCCAGTATGGAGCAGTTGACGTCAACGGTGAAACAGAATGCTGATAACGCCCATCAGGCTAATCGACTGGTTATGGATGCTTCTGACACTGCGAATCAAGGGGGAGAACAGGTTTCTAAAGCCGTCAACACCATGCACGATATCGCGCAAAGCTCCCACCGCATCGCTGAAATTACCTCAATGATCAACAGTATCGCGTTTCAAACCAATATCCTGGCGCTGAATGCCGCGGTAGAGGCAGCGCGAGCCGGTGAACAAGGTCGTGGCTTCGCCGTCGTCGCCAGCGAAGTGCGTAGTCTGGCACAACGCAGTGCACAGGCAGCCAAAGAGATCGATACACTGATTGCCGAGTCGGTTTCGCAGATTAATAACGGTGCAGCACTCGTTAACGGCGCGGGGAAAACGATGGAAGGGATTGTCCAGTCAGTGACACAGGTCCACGACATCATGAAAGACATTACTACCGCTTCTGACGAACAGCATCGCGGCATTTCTCAGGTCGGTCAGGCCATTATAGAAATGGATCAGAACACACAGCAAAACACCGTGCTGGTGGAGCAATCCTCATCTGCCGCTCAGTCGCTGGAGCAGCAGGCGATCGTGCTGTCTGATGCGGTGTCTGTTTTCCGGCTTTTACAGCCTTCGCAGCAAGACGTTCGCAGACTGGCGAGCCCAGCAGCATAA
- the rlmB gene encoding 23S rRNA (guanosine(2251)-2'-O)-methyltransferase RlmB has product MSEIIYGIHAVKALLERDPQRFLEVFVLKGRDDRRLQSVIAELEAQGIVIQVANRQWLDKQAEDAVHQGIVAKVKEGRKYQENDLPAMLDNLETPFLLILDGVTDPHNLGACLRNADGAGVHAVIVPRDRSAQLNATVKKVACGAAETVPVISVTNLARTMRLLQERNIWIVGTAGEADHTLYQSKLTGPLALVMGAEGEGMRRLTREHCDELISIPMAGSVSSLNVSVATGVCLFEAVRQRA; this is encoded by the coding sequence ATGAGCGAAATTATTTACGGTATCCACGCGGTTAAGGCACTGCTTGAGCGCGATCCACAGCGTTTTCTGGAAGTTTTTGTTCTGAAAGGACGCGACGATCGTCGCCTTCAGTCCGTGATTGCGGAGCTGGAAGCGCAGGGCATCGTCATTCAAGTGGCGAATCGCCAATGGCTGGATAAGCAGGCTGAAGACGCGGTGCATCAGGGGATCGTAGCGAAAGTCAAAGAAGGGCGGAAATATCAGGAAAACGATCTGCCTGCGATGTTAGACAATCTGGAAACGCCTTTCCTGCTGATATTGGACGGCGTGACCGATCCACATAACTTGGGCGCTTGCCTGCGTAATGCGGATGGGGCGGGCGTGCATGCGGTGATTGTGCCACGCGATCGTTCCGCGCAGCTCAATGCGACGGTGAAGAAGGTGGCCTGTGGTGCGGCGGAAACCGTACCGGTTATCAGCGTGACCAATCTGGCCCGTACGATGCGCCTGTTGCAGGAACGTAATATCTGGATCGTTGGCACAGCGGGTGAAGCGGATCATACGCTGTACCAAAGCAAGCTGACTGGGCCGCTGGCGCTGGTCATGGGCGCGGAAGGGGAAGGTATGCGTCGTTTGACCCGTGAACACTGCGATGAATTGATCAGTATTCCGATGGCGGGCAGCGTGTCTTCACTGAATGTGTCGGTTGCGACTGGCGTGTGTCTGTTTGAAGCCGTTCGCCAGCGCGCATAG